The proteins below are encoded in one region of Sander vitreus isolate 19-12246 chromosome 24, sanVit1, whole genome shotgun sequence:
- the ptger2a gene encoding prostaglandin E receptor 2a (subtype EP2) — protein MEPEHNACHSDAHIKPTESPSPLISAIMFAAGIFGNVAALVILEIRRRRDTRTGETRRRSLFHVLIKSLVVTDLAGTCLTSPLVQLSYSRNTTLVGLSPNSHSVCSYFGVSITFFSLATMSLLFSMALERCFAIGYPYLYSRHVTMKCAYITIPVVFVLCMLFCLLPFAGFGEYVQYCPGTWCFIEMNPQKLEDQVYANLYATLMLVLVLAIVVCNGFVVYQLFRMYQRRRRNGASMMATKRSNSERRAMSMAEEVEHLILLVFMTIIFFICTMPLVIRVYINSITGPKESNLDLIALRFISINSIIDPWVFIFLSPSVLHFCWASVCRATLETSRGSIFKLSIAKGNSPANLELSHPPMVHFHSVETL, from the exons ATGGAACCAGAGCATAACGCATGTCACAGCGATGCCCACATCAAACCCACCGAGAGCCCGAGCCCGCTGATCAGTGCCATCATGTTTGCCGCAGGCATCTTTGGCAACGTGGCTGCCCTGGTGATACTGGAAATCCGGCGACGTAGAGACACTAGGACCGGAGAAACAAGGCGACGTTCGCTGTTTCACGTCCTCATCAAATCACTGGTGGTCACGGACCTGGCAGGGACCTGCCTGACCAGTCCGCTGGTGCAGCTGTCATATTCACGCAACACTACCTTGGTAGGGTTGTCGCCCAACTCTCACAGCGTGTGTTCATACTTTGGTGTCAGCATAACCTTCTTCAGCCTGGCCACCATGTCGCTTCTCTTCTCTATGGCACTAGAGAGGTGCTTTGCCATTGGGTACCCCTACCTGTACAGCCGGCATGTCACCATGAAATGTGCCTATATCACAATCCCggtggtgtttgtgttatgtatgTTATTCTGTCTCCTCCCTTTTGCGGGATTTGGAGAATATGTACAATACTGCCCTGGCACGTGGTGCTTCATTGAAATGAACCCTCAGAAATTGGAGGACCAGGTCTACGCCAACCTGTACGCCACTCTGATGCTAGTGCTGGTGCTGGCCATAGTGGTGTGCAACGGGTTTGTGGTGTACCAGCTGTTCAGGATGTACCAACGGCGGAGGAGGAACGGTGCCTCAATGATGGCAACCAAGAGATCCAACAGCGAGCGCAGGGCGATGTCCATGGCTGAGGAGGTGGAGCATCTCATCCTGCTGGTCTTCATGACCATCATCTTCTTCATCTGCACAATGCCTCTAGTG ATCCGGGTGTACATCAACTCCATAACGGGCCCCAAGGAGTCCAATCTGGACCTGATTGCCTTGCGCTTCATCTCCATTAACTCCATCATCGACCCCTGGgtcttcatcttcctctcccCCAGCGTGCTGCACTTTTGCTGGGCTTCGGTTTGCCGGGCCACCCTGGAAACCTCCAGGGGTTCCATTTTTAAATTATCAATTGCCAAAGGGAATTCTCCGGCTAACCTTGAACTGTCTCACCCACCCATGGTCCATTTTCACTCTGTGGAAACTCTATGA